One window of the Capnocytophaga haemolytica genome contains the following:
- a CDS encoding 2TM domain-containing protein: MTDTQLTQEQYELFKNAEERMKQKRLLYIHFFVFVLGTIFFWVANKLLGYGADYNWWYWAALIWLFLWLWHAMSVFVFNRFMGKEWEEKQREKLIAAQQEKIMKMGVAVEKELEKKREEVARQIETEQNKSETV; this comes from the coding sequence ATGACAGATACACAATTGACTCAAGAACAATACGAGCTATTCAAAAATGCCGAAGAGAGAATGAAGCAAAAACGCTTGCTCTACATCCATTTCTTTGTGTTTGTATTAGGCACTATCTTCTTTTGGGTAGCCAACAAACTATTAGGCTATGGCGCCGACTATAACTGGTGGTACTGGGCTGCTCTGATATGGCTATTCCTATGGTTATGGCACGCTATGAGTGTGTTTGTATTCAACCGATTTATGGGTAAAGAATGGGAAGAAAAACAGCGCGAAAAGCTCATCGCTGCTCAACAAGAAAAGATTATGAAGATGGGCGTTGCCGTTGAAAAAGAACTCGAAAAAAAGCGAGAAGAAGTAGCCCGACAGATTGAAACCGAGCAAAATAAGTCTGAAACTGTATGA
- a CDS encoding NADP-dependent isocitrate dehydrogenase — protein MAKKETIIYTLTDEAPFLATHSLLPIIKRFTASSGIEFSEKNISLAGRIIAAFPDFLTENQRTNNDLAELATLTASPEANIIKLPNISASVPQLLAAISELKAKGYDLPDYPENPQSEGDKLIKARYDKVKGSAVNPVLREGNSDRRVPQAVKNYARKHPHTMGTWSKESQTAVATMAEGDFFHSEKSVTLSEDTKLRIELVTAEGVSTVLKEPFAAQKGEIIDAAVMRKRALLDFYKEQITTAKQRGLLLSLHLKTTMMKVTDPILFGYALSTILADVFEKYATTFARLGISPNNGLADLLSKIEPLPTEEKTEIQQAIEQSLKKAPAIAMVNSDKGITNLHVPNDVIIDASMPAMIRNSGKMYNAQGALQDTLALIPDSAYAGVYSTTINFCKEHGAFDPTTMGSVSNVGLMAQKAEEYGSHDKTFEIPSSGTVNVIDESGTTLLSHKVEQGDLWRMCTVKDAPVQDWVKLAVSRAKEARVPTVFWLDSHRAHDAELIKKVNTYLKDYNTDGLEISILPPAEATLFTLKRLRKGEDTISVTGNVLRDYLTDLFPILELETSAKMLSIVPLMSGGGLFETGAGGSAPKLVAQFLEDNFLRWDSLGEYLALGASLEHLARTFDSPKASVLANSLGKATEKLLENNKSPQHHIGEIDTRGSHFYLAMYWAEALAEQTEDAELSREFFPIAHSLKEKENIIVQEFTREQGHPVTLGGYYLPDEEKVCTVMQPSATFKRILLPHLL, from the coding sequence ATGGCTAAAAAAGAAACTATCATCTATACTCTAACCGACGAAGCTCCCTTCTTGGCAACCCACTCACTATTGCCCATTATCAAGCGCTTTACAGCCTCTTCGGGTATTGAATTTAGCGAGAAAAACATCTCTTTGGCAGGGCGCATCATCGCAGCTTTTCCTGACTTCCTCACTGAGAACCAACGCACTAATAATGACTTAGCTGAGTTAGCCACCCTCACCGCAAGCCCAGAAGCCAACATCATCAAGCTGCCCAACATCAGTGCTTCTGTGCCTCAGCTCTTAGCCGCCATCAGTGAGCTAAAAGCCAAAGGCTACGACCTGCCCGATTATCCAGAAAACCCTCAAAGCGAAGGAGATAAACTTATCAAAGCACGCTATGATAAGGTAAAAGGTAGTGCCGTAAACCCCGTGCTGCGTGAGGGTAATTCCGACCGCCGTGTGCCCCAAGCAGTGAAAAACTACGCTCGCAAACACCCCCACACGATGGGCACTTGGAGTAAGGAATCACAAACTGCCGTGGCTACAATGGCTGAGGGCGACTTCTTCCACAGCGAAAAGTCAGTAACCCTTTCCGAGGATACCAAACTGCGTATCGAACTCGTTACAGCTGAGGGCGTTAGCACAGTCTTAAAAGAACCCTTTGCCGCTCAGAAAGGTGAAATCATTGACGCCGCCGTAATGCGCAAAAGGGCGCTGCTCGATTTCTACAAAGAGCAAATCACTACCGCCAAACAGCGCGGCTTACTGCTCTCATTACATCTGAAGACCACAATGATGAAGGTCACCGACCCCATCCTCTTCGGGTATGCACTGAGCACTATCCTCGCCGACGTATTCGAAAAGTACGCCACTACATTCGCCCGCTTAGGGATAAGCCCCAATAATGGCTTAGCCGATTTACTCAGCAAAATAGAGCCCCTACCCACTGAGGAAAAAACTGAAATTCAGCAAGCTATTGAGCAGTCACTCAAGAAAGCACCTGCCATTGCGATGGTCAATTCCGATAAGGGTATCACTAATCTGCACGTACCCAACGATGTGATCATTGATGCCTCAATGCCCGCAATGATACGCAATTCAGGCAAAATGTACAACGCACAAGGTGCTTTGCAGGACACCTTGGCTCTCATCCCCGACAGTGCTTACGCAGGGGTTTATAGCACTACGATCAACTTCTGCAAAGAGCACGGCGCCTTCGACCCCACCACAATGGGTAGCGTCTCCAACGTCGGGTTGATGGCACAAAAGGCAGAGGAGTACGGCTCGCACGATAAAACCTTTGAGATACCCAGTAGCGGCACCGTGAACGTCATTGACGAAAGCGGCACTACCCTCCTGAGCCATAAGGTGGAGCAAGGCGACCTATGGCGTATGTGTACTGTGAAAGATGCCCCCGTACAAGACTGGGTAAAACTCGCAGTATCAAGGGCTAAGGAGGCACGTGTCCCCACAGTTTTTTGGTTGGACAGCCATCGAGCCCACGATGCCGAACTGATCAAAAAAGTGAATACCTACCTGAAAGATTACAACACCGACGGCTTGGAGATCAGCATTCTTCCGCCCGCTGAGGCTACCCTATTCACCCTGAAAAGGCTCCGAAAAGGCGAAGATACTATCTCTGTGACGGGTAATGTCCTACGCGACTACCTCACCGACTTATTCCCTATTTTAGAACTTGAAACGAGTGCTAAAATGCTTTCCATCGTGCCTTTGATGAGCGGCGGTGGTCTCTTTGAAACAGGCGCAGGCGGTTCAGCACCCAAGCTCGTCGCCCAGTTTCTCGAGGATAACTTCCTCCGCTGGGATTCCCTTGGCGAATACCTCGCCTTAGGAGCCTCACTGGAGCACTTAGCCCGCACCTTCGACAGCCCCAAAGCATCCGTACTGGCAAACTCTTTAGGCAAAGCTACTGAGAAACTTCTCGAAAACAACAAGTCACCACAACACCACATAGGTGAAATTGACACGCGAGGCAGCCATTTCTACTTGGCAATGTACTGGGCAGAAGCCTTGGCAGAGCAAACTGAAGACGCTGAGCTCTCCCGTGAGTTCTTCCCTATTGCACATTCGCTAAAAGAGAAGGAAAACATTATCGTCCAAGAGTTTACCAGAGAGCAAGGTCACCCCGTAACACTCGGCGGCTATTACCTCCCCGATGAAGAAAAAGTCTGCACCGTGATGCAACCCAGTGCTACCTTCAAGCGCATCCTATTGCCTCATTTACTGTAA